Proteins encoded together in one Prosthecobacter debontii window:
- a CDS encoding type II toxin-antitoxin system death-on-curing family toxin produces the protein MKETVLALHEQSLHEHGGSSGIRDDGLLDSALGKPQNLFAYGHPNLFDLAAGYAYYGLVKNHPFLDGNKRTGFVTAVLMLELNGFCFQATEADAAIRTLALAAGEMTESGYAAWLEANSVNLDAQTL, from the coding sequence TTGAAAGAAACCGTTCTCGCTCTCCACGAGCAGTCGCTACACGAACACGGCGGTTCCTCTGGCATTCGAGACGATGGGCTGCTTGACTCGGCGTTAGGCAAGCCACAAAATCTCTTTGCTTACGGGCATCCCAACTTGTTCGATTTGGCAGCCGGCTATGCATATTATGGCTTAGTGAAAAATCATCCCTTTCTCGATGGGAATAAGCGAACAGGCTTTGTCACCGCTGTTTTGATGTTAGAGCTTAACGGCTTTTGTTTTCAAGCCACTGAAGCGGATGCGGCGATACGCACGCTTGCTCTCGCCGCAGGTGAAATGACTGAGTCAGGCTACGCAGCTTGGCTGGAGGCCAATTCCGTGAACCTGGACGCTCAAACGCTTTAA
- a CDS encoding AbrB family transcriptional regulator produces MVLELKLRKIGNSVGLVLPKEALAHLKAEEGETVLLSEGPDGSLRLNTARPDVSPQMKAAQSIMERYRNTLRELAK; encoded by the coding sequence ATGGTTCTTGAACTCAAACTACGTAAAATAGGCAATTCTGTGGGTCTCGTTCTGCCCAAAGAAGCGCTCGCTCATTTGAAAGCAGAAGAGGGTGAAACCGTGCTTTTGAGTGAAGGTCCCGATGGCAGCCTGCGCCTAAATACAGCAAGACCTGACGTCAGTCCCCAAATGAAGGCGGCTCAAAGCATCATGGAGCGCTACCGCAATACTCTCCGAGAATTGGCCAAATGA
- the trpB gene encoding tryptophan synthase subunit beta gives MTATAAPLPVMPDKHGHFGRYGGMFVPETLMSALNELTEEYERAKVDPLFHTELNRLLHEYVGRPTPLYFAERWTEVLGGARIYLKREDLLHTGAHKINNALAQALLALRLGKKRIIAETGAGQHGVATATVCARFGLECTIYMGQVDMERQALNVARMRLLGAKVVAVTAGQATLKEAVNEAMRDWVTNVRSTHYILGSALGSHPFPMMVRDFHRVIGLEARQQILEREERLPDLLVACVGGGSNSIGLFHPFLNDANVRMIGVEAGGDGIIPERHAARFQGGRLGVLQGTKTWLLANADGQIELTHSVSAGLDYAAIGPEHAWLHDEGRVEYNYATDNEALEAFQELSRIEGIIPALESSHAMAEVRKQAPKMSKDQVIIANLSGRGDKDVAQAARMIFNEELKF, from the coding sequence ATGACTGCCACTGCTGCCCCTCTCCCTGTGATGCCTGACAAACACGGCCACTTTGGCCGCTATGGAGGCATGTTTGTTCCGGAGACACTCATGTCTGCGCTGAACGAACTGACGGAGGAATATGAGCGCGCCAAGGTGGATCCGCTTTTCCATACAGAACTGAACCGCCTGCTCCATGAATACGTGGGCCGGCCTACCCCTCTCTACTTTGCCGAACGCTGGACGGAAGTTCTGGGCGGTGCCCGCATTTACCTGAAGCGTGAAGACCTGCTCCACACAGGTGCCCACAAGATCAACAATGCCCTTGCCCAAGCTCTGCTCGCCCTGCGCCTTGGCAAAAAGCGCATCATTGCAGAAACCGGCGCGGGTCAGCACGGTGTGGCCACCGCCACGGTCTGTGCTCGTTTCGGCCTGGAATGTACCATTTACATGGGCCAGGTGGACATGGAGCGTCAGGCCCTGAACGTGGCGCGCATGCGTTTGCTGGGGGCCAAAGTCGTCGCCGTGACCGCTGGACAGGCCACGCTGAAAGAAGCCGTGAATGAGGCCATGCGTGACTGGGTGACGAACGTGCGTAGCACCCACTACATCCTCGGCAGCGCCCTCGGCTCCCATCCCTTCCCCATGATGGTGCGTGATTTCCACCGCGTGATCGGTCTGGAAGCTCGCCAGCAGATTTTGGAGCGCGAGGAGCGCCTCCCAGACCTCCTCGTCGCCTGTGTGGGTGGCGGTAGCAATTCCATCGGCCTTTTCCACCCCTTCCTCAATGATGCCAATGTGCGCATGATCGGCGTGGAGGCTGGCGGTGACGGCATCATCCCCGAACGTCATGCCGCTCGATTCCAGGGTGGACGCCTCGGCGTGCTGCAAGGCACCAAGACTTGGTTGCTCGCGAATGCAGACGGCCAGATCGAACTCACCCACAGCGTGAGCGCCGGTCTCGACTATGCGGCCATCGGCCCTGAGCACGCCTGGTTGCACGACGAAGGTCGTGTCGAATACAACTACGCCACCGACAACGAAGCTCTGGAAGCCTTCCAGGAACTCAGCCGAATCGAAGGCATCATCCCTGCCCTCGAAAGCAGCCACGCCATGGCCGAAGTGCGCAAACAGGCCCCCAAAATGAGCAAGGACCAAGTCATCATCGCCAATCTCTCGGGCCGCGGTGACAAGGATGTCGCTCAAGCCGCTCGCATGATCTTCAACGAAGAATTGAAGTTCTGA
- a CDS encoding 5-formyltetrahydrofolate cyclo-ligase — MLPLAQAKAELRLQVRDRLRAVTPADLKQWSDQLIERLKSRDDLWEPPGTVALFGGLRNEPDLITGLLPWLRERGWRVALFFVEGMGLHAYEVTGLEDLQRGPLGVWEPIPTLEHAVEPGELNLILVPGLAFSRQDGTRLGRGGGYYDRFLARPEVTAKRQALAYEAQLFPTIPHESHDLSVPALLTEAAEYRW, encoded by the coding sequence ATGCTTCCTCTTGCTCAAGCCAAAGCCGAACTGCGCCTCCAAGTGCGGGACCGACTGCGTGCGGTCACTCCCGCCGACCTCAAACAATGGTCGGATCAGCTCATCGAAAGGCTCAAAAGCCGGGACGATCTCTGGGAGCCCCCGGGCACCGTGGCCCTCTTTGGTGGTTTGCGAAACGAGCCGGATCTCATCACGGGGCTCTTGCCTTGGCTCCGCGAGCGTGGCTGGCGAGTCGCCCTGTTCTTTGTCGAAGGCATGGGCCTGCATGCTTATGAAGTCACAGGGCTAGAGGATCTTCAGCGGGGGCCTCTCGGTGTCTGGGAGCCTATTCCCACTCTCGAACACGCTGTTGAGCCGGGCGAACTGAACCTCATCCTGGTCCCTGGACTGGCCTTCAGCAGGCAAGATGGAACCCGTTTAGGCCGTGGCGGGGGGTATTATGACCGATTTCTCGCACGCCCCGAGGTCACGGCAAAACGGCAAGCACTGGCCTACGAGGCACAATTATTCCCAACCATCCCGCATGAAAGCCACGACTTGTCAGTCCCAGCCCTGCTGACCGAAGCCGCCGAGTATCGCTGGTGA
- the bamE gene encoding outer membrane protein assembly factor BamE domain-containing protein: MLTSCSTDATSETAEEAEVEEEVPEEGSTPPRIGMTKAQVEAKYGTPVNVSVNSRGETWVYVFNNWDSRTLIPYYGAFHNAFKQRHSGIVHFDSNGRVRDFNWSQSNPVGGTVWR; encoded by the coding sequence ATGCTCACAAGCTGTAGCACAGACGCCACCTCGGAAACGGCTGAGGAGGCTGAAGTAGAAGAAGAGGTTCCCGAAGAAGGCTCCACACCGCCTCGCATTGGCATGACTAAGGCTCAAGTCGAAGCTAAATACGGAACCCCCGTCAATGTGTCCGTAAACTCTCGGGGTGAAACATGGGTCTATGTCTTCAACAACTGGGACAGCCGAACCCTCATTCCCTATTACGGAGCGTTCCACAATGCTTTCAAACAACGCCATAGTGGCATCGTCCACTTTGACTCTAACGGCCGTGTTCGTGATTTCAATTGGAGTCAATCCAACCCAGTCGGAGGCACGGTCTGGAGATGA
- a CDS encoding ABC transporter permease — protein sequence MLDLESTCIIRAMVIFLLRRLLSSIVVLFFAVSLTFLLTRSLPGGPFDREKASSAQVQEALLEKYKLNGSLWQQYTAYLRDLMHLDLRVSFKYRDWSVAEILGQKMPTSIKLGGVAFLIASIAGVFIGALAAMRRNTVLDWSAMFGAIVAISIPSFITGPFLIAVFALWLGWLPVGGWGRVDHLILPAVCLAAPYVAYVARLMRNSLLDVLKSDFLRTAKAKGLTESQALVRHAMKVAILPVVTYLGPLAAHLLTGSMIVESVFNISGAGSIFVNAIQNRDAFLLCGAVVIYCTLLIVFNLIVDLLYSVLDKRIQLHA from the coding sequence TTGCTTGATCTCGAAAGCACCTGCATCATCCGCGCAATGGTTATCTTCCTACTCCGCCGTCTTTTGAGCAGCATCGTGGTGCTGTTCTTTGCGGTGTCACTCACCTTTTTACTGACGCGCTCGCTGCCGGGCGGGCCGTTTGATCGGGAGAAGGCCAGTTCGGCTCAAGTGCAGGAGGCGCTTTTGGAGAAGTACAAGCTGAATGGCAGCCTCTGGCAGCAATACACAGCTTATTTGCGAGACCTCATGCACCTTGATCTGCGGGTTTCCTTCAAATACCGCGACTGGAGTGTGGCGGAGATTCTGGGGCAGAAAATGCCGACCTCGATCAAGCTTGGCGGCGTGGCTTTTTTGATCGCCAGCATCGCGGGTGTTTTTATCGGGGCCCTGGCGGCCATGCGGCGGAACACGGTCCTGGATTGGAGCGCCATGTTTGGGGCCATCGTGGCTATTTCGATTCCGTCGTTTATCACGGGGCCGTTCCTCATCGCTGTTTTCGCCTTGTGGTTAGGGTGGTTGCCTGTCGGGGGATGGGGGCGTGTGGATCATTTGATCTTACCGGCGGTGTGCTTGGCTGCGCCGTATGTGGCGTACGTCGCGCGCTTGATGCGCAATAGCCTGCTGGATGTGTTGAAGAGTGACTTTCTGCGCACGGCGAAAGCTAAAGGGTTGACCGAATCGCAAGCGTTGGTGCGTCATGCGATGAAGGTGGCGATCCTCCCGGTGGTGACCTACCTCGGGCCGCTGGCCGCGCATTTGCTCACCGGTTCGATGATCGTCGAAAGCGTTTTCAATATCTCCGGTGCGGGGAGCATTTTTGTGAATGCCATTCAGAATCGCGATGCCTTCCTGCTCTGCGGTGCGGTGGTTATCTACTGTACGCTGTTGATCGTCTTTAACCTCATCGTGGACCTGCTCTACAGCGTCCTGGATAAACGCATCCAGCTCCATGCCTGA
- a CDS encoding ABC transporter permease, giving the protein MPDAAATISITRPGGWAIVRRNRPAMISLGFLVLLVLVAFTLPFTLDDGLKATSDSAFLAPFSKDGTTGLLHLLGTDVNGQDLFYRLLTGAQVSLGVGIIGALISLFIGTAYGMISGYFGGRVDAAMMRLVDMLYAVPRILFIMIFIAAFDSVFKDWLDGIRLGAQAQHWPRMEEVARYLIPYSKILVMILSLGLVEWLTMARIIRGQVLVLREMTFVTASRAMGQSRWVILRKHLLPNLSTIILTYLTLTIPAVILDESFLSFLGLGIEDPAASWGSLLKDGAQVINPIESKWWLLAFPALLMSSTLLALNFLGDGLRDAFDPKSTD; this is encoded by the coding sequence ATGCCTGACGCCGCTGCCACCATATCTATCACACGGCCCGGCGGTTGGGCGATCGTGCGGCGCAACCGGCCCGCCATGATCTCGCTAGGATTTCTCGTTCTGCTCGTCTTGGTGGCCTTCACTCTGCCATTCACTTTGGATGATGGTTTAAAAGCCACCAGTGACAGTGCTTTCCTTGCACCTTTTTCCAAAGATGGCACGACGGGGCTTCTGCATCTGTTGGGCACGGATGTGAATGGGCAGGATCTCTTCTATCGTCTCCTGACAGGAGCCCAGGTTTCTCTCGGTGTAGGGATCATCGGGGCACTGATTTCGCTCTTCATCGGCACGGCTTATGGGATGATCAGCGGCTACTTCGGCGGGCGTGTTGATGCAGCGATGATGAGGCTGGTGGATATGCTGTATGCCGTGCCGCGGATCCTGTTCATCATGATCTTCATTGCGGCTTTCGACAGTGTCTTTAAAGACTGGCTGGATGGAATTCGCCTCGGGGCTCAGGCTCAGCATTGGCCACGGATGGAGGAGGTGGCGCGCTATCTCATCCCATATTCCAAGATCCTGGTGATGATCCTTTCGTTGGGATTGGTTGAGTGGCTGACCATGGCTCGCATCATTCGTGGGCAGGTGCTGGTGCTGAGAGAAATGACCTTTGTGACCGCTTCACGGGCCATGGGGCAGAGCCGATGGGTGATTCTGAGAAAACATCTATTGCCTAACCTCAGCACGATCATCCTGACCTATCTCACGCTGACGATCCCGGCGGTGATTTTGGATGAGTCGTTTCTGAGTTTCTTGGGGCTGGGAATTGAAGACCCGGCCGCCAGTTGGGGATCCCTGCTGAAGGATGGCGCTCAAGTGATCAATCCCATCGAAAGCAAATGGTGGCTGCTGGCTTTTCCGGCCTTGCTGATGTCGAGCACGCTGCTGGCGCTCAATTTCCTGGGGGATGGCCTGCGCGACGCTTTCGATCCGAAATCTACGGATTGA
- a CDS encoding ThuA domain-containing protein, whose protein sequence is MKFLLFTLTLAFAVTLQAADKKIITMIAGKPSHGPGQHEHNAGILLLKKCLELGAGDQVDVRVHLNGGWPAAEELAETSTVVIYADGGPKHPALQGDRLQQLDKEMKRGCGFLTLHYAVEPTIESGSKEFIDWMGGCFEINWSVNPHWDANFTEFPAHAIASGVKPFTTNDEWYFYMRFRKGMQGVTPILSAVAPDSTMERPDGHHSGNPTVRESVKNKVKQHVAWAAENENGGRGFGFTGGHFHQGWANNDQRKLVLNAILWTAKMDVPETGVESTITDADLQANLDLKPGQGLPEKKAAKKK, encoded by the coding sequence ATGAAGTTTCTTCTTTTCACTCTCACCCTCGCTTTTGCTGTCACCCTCCAGGCGGCGGATAAAAAGATCATCACGATGATCGCCGGTAAGCCTTCCCACGGCCCTGGCCAGCATGAGCACAATGCAGGCATCCTTCTGCTGAAAAAATGCCTGGAGTTGGGAGCAGGTGATCAAGTGGATGTGCGCGTCCACCTAAACGGAGGCTGGCCTGCCGCTGAGGAACTGGCAGAAACCTCCACCGTGGTCATTTACGCCGATGGCGGTCCCAAACACCCTGCCCTGCAAGGAGATCGTCTCCAGCAATTGGATAAGGAAATGAAACGTGGCTGCGGCTTTCTCACACTTCATTATGCCGTCGAGCCGACCATTGAATCAGGCAGCAAGGAATTCATCGACTGGATGGGTGGCTGCTTTGAGATCAACTGGAGCGTCAACCCGCATTGGGATGCCAATTTCACTGAATTCCCTGCCCATGCCATCGCCAGCGGTGTGAAGCCCTTCACCACCAATGACGAGTGGTATTTCTACATGCGCTTTCGCAAGGGCATGCAGGGCGTGACACCGATCCTCAGCGCCGTGGCTCCAGACTCCACCATGGAGCGCCCCGATGGTCACCACAGCGGTAACCCGACGGTGCGTGAATCCGTCAAAAACAAAGTGAAACAGCATGTGGCTTGGGCCGCTGAAAATGAAAACGGTGGGCGTGGGTTTGGTTTCACTGGCGGTCACTTCCATCAAGGCTGGGCTAACAATGACCAACGCAAACTGGTACTCAATGCCATCCTTTGGACAGCCAAGATGGATGTTCCTGAAACAGGAGTGGAATCCACCATCACCGATGCCGATTTACAAGCCAATCTGGACTTGAAGCCTGGCCAGGGCCTCCCTGAAAAAAAGGCCGCCAAGAAGAAATAG
- a CDS encoding YndJ family transporter, whose translation MKKDLGNSSFRISLGLRVLAWIGFAWAKGLEPQAATWIEILLMASVLILMPLARHLGHHHGPLNPSGAKTELMAGLLLVPALLSPIPAVLGAVGVGFWLIHQMRDATWIVWRWKTTPPPTAAYLCHRLAFVFPSIGAAWLLAHRLNWMPFGFDSLMVLLTAAHFHHAGFTLPLITGCCSNASPSRLSKLACLAVIAGVPLVATGITCTHFGVLPWMEPLGVSVLILGAFIVGGLQMRMASAPALSWMTRSLFVLSGLSLLVAMLLALGYGLRSYLPQWALPMPAMWAIHGTLNGFGFGLCGILAWRRRFGF comes from the coding sequence ATGAAGAAGGATCTCGGAAATTCATCTTTTCGCATCAGCCTAGGGCTGCGCGTATTGGCCTGGATTGGCTTTGCATGGGCCAAGGGGCTCGAACCCCAAGCTGCCACTTGGATTGAAATCTTACTGATGGCTTCGGTCTTGATCCTGATGCCGTTGGCGCGTCATCTCGGGCATCATCATGGCCCCTTGAACCCGAGTGGAGCCAAAACCGAATTGATGGCAGGTCTGCTCTTGGTGCCCGCTTTGCTTTCACCGATTCCTGCAGTTCTGGGCGCTGTCGGTGTCGGATTTTGGCTCATTCATCAGATGCGGGATGCCACCTGGATCGTTTGGAGATGGAAAACCACGCCGCCCCCCACTGCTGCCTACTTGTGCCATCGGCTTGCCTTTGTGTTTCCTTCGATTGGGGCTGCTTGGCTTTTAGCACATCGGTTGAATTGGATGCCCTTTGGTTTCGACTCACTCATGGTGCTGCTGACTGCCGCTCACTTTCATCATGCCGGATTCACACTGCCTCTGATCACCGGGTGCTGTTCCAACGCATCTCCCAGTCGGCTATCGAAACTGGCTTGCCTAGCCGTGATTGCTGGAGTTCCGCTAGTGGCTACGGGTATCACCTGCACGCACTTCGGCGTCCTGCCTTGGATGGAGCCGCTGGGAGTATCAGTCTTGATTCTGGGAGCCTTCATCGTCGGTGGCCTGCAAATGCGGATGGCTTCGGCCCCGGCTTTATCTTGGATGACTCGATCCCTCTTCGTGCTGTCTGGGTTGAGCCTCTTGGTCGCCATGCTTCTGGCTCTCGGCTACGGTTTGAGATCCTATCTGCCCCAGTGGGCACTCCCGATGCCAGCCATGTGGGCGATTCACGGCACTCTCAATGGCTTTGGCTTCGGTCTCTGCGGCATCCTGGCTTGGCGTCGGCGATTCGGTTTCTGA
- a CDS encoding DUF1990 family protein → MVRLQTPRDDLMQTLLSAWAGEPLSYTHQGGVEKPPKKGFIEDIHRIKLGQGEAVYRQACTNLDRWMMFPSWAKVHRTKAEQTPGAVVAMVIQIFGLWLINPCRILTRWDSPSLHGFSYGTLPEHAECGEERFMVEKLPDDSVWYEIRAFSRPRHWMAWLAFPLARWWQLRFVQDSQAAMKSFSA, encoded by the coding sequence ATGGTTCGCCTCCAAACTCCTCGTGACGACCTCATGCAAACTCTGCTCTCCGCATGGGCTGGAGAACCCTTGAGTTACACCCATCAGGGAGGTGTCGAAAAACCTCCAAAGAAAGGCTTCATCGAGGACATTCATCGCATCAAGCTAGGCCAGGGAGAGGCCGTCTATCGACAAGCCTGCACAAACCTCGATCGTTGGATGATGTTCCCCTCCTGGGCAAAAGTTCACCGCACGAAGGCGGAACAAACACCGGGAGCCGTTGTCGCCATGGTAATCCAAATTTTCGGGCTGTGGTTGATCAATCCCTGCCGTATCCTCACTCGGTGGGACAGCCCATCCCTTCATGGCTTCAGCTATGGCACCCTGCCCGAACATGCCGAGTGCGGTGAGGAACGGTTCATGGTCGAGAAATTGCCGGATGATTCTGTGTGGTATGAGATCCGTGCCTTCTCGCGTCCACGACACTGGATGGCATGGCTGGCTTTTCCTCTGGCTCGTTGGTGGCAGCTCCGATTCGTGCAGGACTCTCAAGCTGCCATGAAAAGCTTCTCTGCATGA
- a CDS encoding HAD family hydrolase: MPPIRAIIFDFDGLIVDTESVGYLTWKELYARHGHELAVETYAQAIGTEFNDLYDPRRDLDALTGQPLIWEELELARLEHERELRATLSTLPGVVDRLEEARALGIPCAVASSSPLSWVGTWIDQLELRGYFHHLTTVDDTGKVKPDPSLFLHAAERLQVDPAEALVFEDSLNGLRAAKAAGMRCVVVPGPMTRHLDFEGAFHRAKSLAEVSVRQFMEPL; this comes from the coding sequence ATGCCCCCCATACGCGCCATCATTTTTGATTTCGACGGACTCATCGTGGACACGGAAAGTGTCGGTTATCTGACATGGAAAGAGTTGTATGCACGGCATGGGCATGAGTTGGCTGTGGAGACGTATGCGCAAGCGATTGGCACTGAGTTCAATGATCTCTATGACCCACGTCGTGATCTCGATGCACTGACGGGGCAGCCATTGATCTGGGAGGAACTTGAACTGGCAAGGCTGGAACACGAGCGTGAGTTGAGGGCCACATTGAGCACCCTTCCGGGTGTTGTGGATCGATTGGAAGAAGCGCGTGCGTTGGGAATCCCCTGCGCCGTAGCGAGCAGCAGCCCTCTGTCTTGGGTGGGCACTTGGATCGATCAACTGGAACTCCGAGGCTACTTCCATCATCTCACGACCGTGGACGACACAGGCAAGGTGAAGCCGGACCCAAGCCTCTTTCTTCACGCCGCAGAGCGATTGCAGGTCGATCCTGCGGAGGCCCTGGTTTTTGAGGACTCACTCAATGGCCTGCGTGCGGCAAAAGCGGCTGGCATGCGCTGTGTCGTGGTGCCAGGGCCGATGACAAGGCATCTGGATTTTGAAGGTGCTTTCCACCGGGCGAAATCGCTCGCGGAAGTTTCAGTTCGTCAATTCATGGAGCCTCTATGA
- a CDS encoding DUF2851 family protein, which yields MTVSNSTLSLPLADRYARFKEAVFSGLEEITLPGFDQPVNELDLQSLWFGGAFGQEFISLDGKKVQVVDFGVWNSGPGPDFTDCTVKVGTQTLRGDIELDPDARDWERHAHGGNPDYSRVILHLFLDAPDELFFTRTHEHREVTQVCLSPSALPEKSKPDRGLAAARLGRCHAPLKDMQPGHIQSMLEAAAQYRLEKKSVRLHRCAAAQGREQTIYQALAQALGYRNNQQPFNILAQRLPLKRLQKLSGEERESLLFGVSGFLESVRYEDTLPETRRYLRGLWESWWKQRDSCRRWLDPRQALRWKLAAVRPGNHPQRRLGALTALLSRWNSVSGPLFEAGRWSRDAWCETMLAIGHDYWSGRYTLLSAPTVKPLALIGATRVQEMLANVAYPLLIPERTRLWAEYLELPALLDNQKVRRAVLRLFGSDPRGLEFQKMLHHQQGLLQVYEDFCLEDDSACAECPFPERLKEWS from the coding sequence ATGACCGTATCCAATTCCACCCTGAGTCTGCCGCTGGCGGATCGTTATGCACGATTCAAGGAAGCTGTATTTTCGGGATTGGAAGAGATCACATTGCCCGGCTTCGATCAGCCGGTGAACGAACTGGATTTGCAGAGCTTATGGTTCGGCGGTGCCTTCGGGCAGGAGTTCATCAGTCTGGATGGCAAAAAGGTCCAGGTGGTCGATTTCGGGGTATGGAATTCTGGACCCGGGCCAGACTTCACTGACTGCACGGTCAAAGTGGGAACCCAAACCCTGAGAGGGGATATCGAACTGGACCCAGATGCTCGAGATTGGGAGCGGCATGCGCATGGAGGAAATCCGGATTACTCCCGGGTCATTCTGCATCTATTCCTGGATGCTCCAGACGAGCTATTTTTTACCCGGACCCATGAGCATCGTGAGGTGACTCAGGTCTGTCTCAGCCCGTCGGCCTTGCCGGAGAAGTCGAAACCTGATCGTGGCCTGGCTGCCGCTCGCCTAGGGCGTTGTCATGCTCCGCTCAAGGACATGCAGCCGGGTCATATCCAATCGATGCTGGAAGCTGCCGCTCAATATCGACTGGAAAAGAAAAGTGTGCGTCTGCACCGATGCGCTGCGGCCCAGGGGCGCGAACAAACGATTTATCAAGCGCTTGCGCAAGCATTGGGGTATCGGAATAACCAACAGCCGTTCAATATTCTAGCGCAGAGGCTTCCTCTCAAGCGGTTGCAAAAGTTGTCTGGAGAAGAACGGGAGTCTCTGCTTTTCGGAGTCAGCGGATTTTTGGAAAGTGTACGATATGAGGACACACTGCCTGAGACGAGGCGCTATCTTCGTGGTTTGTGGGAATCGTGGTGGAAGCAGCGTGACTCTTGCCGTCGCTGGCTGGATCCCAGGCAGGCTTTACGATGGAAGCTGGCGGCTGTCCGCCCCGGCAATCATCCCCAGCGTCGGTTGGGTGCCTTGACTGCCTTGTTGAGTCGATGGAATTCTGTTTCAGGTCCTCTGTTCGAGGCAGGTCGTTGGTCCCGTGATGCCTGGTGTGAGACGATGCTGGCCATCGGCCATGACTATTGGTCCGGCCGTTACACCTTGCTTTCTGCGCCTACGGTCAAGCCCTTGGCTTTGATCGGAGCCACGCGGGTTCAGGAGATGCTGGCGAATGTGGCTTATCCGTTACTGATCCCTGAACGGACACGACTTTGGGCCGAATACCTGGAATTACCGGCTCTGCTAGACAATCAAAAGGTGCGACGTGCCGTTTTGCGTCTGTTTGGTAGCGATCCGAGAGGCCTTGAGTTCCAGAAAATGCTGCATCATCAGCAGGGGCTCCTCCAGGTCTATGAAGACTTCTGTCTGGAGGACGACTCCGCTTGTGCCGAGTGCCCGTTTCCAGAACGGCTCAAAGAGTGGTCCTGA
- a CDS encoding sensor histidine kinase, translating to MQFVFPTNLQLGHEHSEGFHQELLRGLTHKLNNLLAVIQGFSSLILMTDDLDPGVAENMQHIREASVNVSALSERIRSAGGCAKLTVQPLGLNDYLGVVEAALLEPFTKNGVQLEADVQAGLPPIQVDPTKFKDILIELLKNAAEAAGKTGGRAMLKIAGPGVITPAEQRRVDILVSNTGSQIQPEKLAEVFRPFHGTKNSNHLGLGLTIAAMLSHQMNLQIGIASENNTTTLWLSCPAA from the coding sequence ATGCAATTTGTCTTCCCTACCAATCTTCAGCTCGGTCATGAACACAGCGAGGGGTTTCATCAGGAATTACTGCGGGGCTTGACTCACAAGCTCAACAACTTGCTGGCAGTGATCCAGGGGTTCAGCAGCCTCATCCTGATGACGGACGATCTGGACCCAGGAGTGGCTGAAAACATGCAGCACATCCGGGAAGCTTCCGTCAATGTCTCTGCTCTGAGCGAGCGCATTCGCTCCGCAGGCGGCTGCGCCAAGCTGACGGTGCAACCCTTGGGCCTGAATGACTATTTGGGAGTCGTCGAAGCCGCTCTGCTCGAGCCCTTCACCAAGAATGGTGTGCAATTGGAAGCCGATGTGCAAGCAGGCCTCCCTCCGATTCAGGTCGATCCGACCAAGTTTAAGGACATCCTGATTGAACTGCTAAAAAACGCCGCCGAAGCCGCAGGCAAGACTGGTGGGCGAGCCATGCTGAAAATCGCCGGTCCAGGCGTGATCACCCCGGCTGAGCAGCGCCGTGTGGATATCCTGGTCAGCAACACAGGTTCGCAAATCCAGCCCGAGAAACTGGCTGAAGTCTTCCGCCCCTTCCATGGCACGAAGAATAGCAATCATCTGGGCCTTGGCTTGACCATTGCCGCGATGTTGTCCCACCAGATGAATCTCCAGATCGGCATTGCCTCCGAAAACAATACCACCACACTGTGGTTGAGCTGCCCTGCCGCGTGA